Proteins encoded by one window of Candidatus Pacearchaeota archaeon:
- a CDS encoding M50 family metallopeptidase: protein MFLLDIIVFLIVLGVVVFVHELGHFIAAKTSGVRVEEFGLGFPPRLWKKTIGETQYFIGAIPFGGMTRIFGMDEMDEEKDKDSRAYESKNAWKKLWICGGGVVFNLIFAALVFYGLIAFSGFKSEQALIYPEYHFPFGNQVNQVLIAQVDKDSPAEISGLKPYDVVLSVNGKVVNGIEEFSTIISENKGKEVVLGLKDGRELKITPRIEYPSEEGPLGVGLRDMALLSYSSFSEKALVGFLHAYNITDYSIRAMGYIFSYAIIHKSMGTVAYSMTGPVGIFAITKIIIQKGLYDVINLIAILSIALGVSNLLPIPAMDGAKLIYIGLESVNKKVFNKELQMKIESFGAIFLIILAVAIIFKDFIQFKDIIFK, encoded by the coding sequence ATGTTTTTACTAGATATAATAGTTTTTTTAATAGTTTTGGGAGTTGTTGTTTTTGTCCACGAGCTTGGTCATTTTATAGCTGCTAAAACTTCAGGAGTAAGAGTTGAAGAATTTGGATTGGGGTTTCCACCTCGTCTTTGGAAAAAAACAATTGGTGAAACTCAGTATTTTATCGGAGCGATTCCTTTCGGTGGAATGACTAGGATTTTTGGTATGGATGAAATGGATGAAGAAAAGGATAAAGATTCGAGAGCTTACGAATCAAAAAATGCTTGGAAAAAATTATGGATTTGCGGAGGAGGAGTTGTTTTTAATTTAATTTTTGCGGCCCTTGTTTTCTACGGCTTGATTGCTTTTTCTGGATTTAAATCAGAACAAGCTTTGATTTATCCTGAGTATCATTTTCCTTTTGGGAATCAAGTTAATCAAGTTTTAATTGCTCAAGTTGATAAAGATTCTCCAGCTGAAATATCAGGATTAAAACCTTACGATGTGGTTTTAAGTGTGAATGGAAAAGTGGTTAACGGGATAGAAGAATTTAGTACTATTATTTCTGAGAATAAAGGTAAAGAAGTTGTTCTTGGATTGAAAGATGGAAGGGAATTAAAAATTACGCCAAGAATAGAATATCCATCAGAAGAAGGTCCATTAGGCGTTGGATTGAGAGATATGGCACTATTAAGTTATTCAAGTTTTTCCGAGAAAGCTTTGGTAGGATTCTTGCACGCTTATAACATTACTGATTATTCTATTAGAGCGATGGGATATATTTTTTCTTACGCCATAATTCACAAGTCGATGGGAACAGTTGCTTACTCTATGACCGGTCCGGTAGGAATATTTGCTATTACCAAAATTATAATTCAAAAAGGCTTGTACGATGTAATTAATTTAATAGCCATTCTTTCTATAGCTTTAGGAGTAAGTAACTTATTACCCATTCCAGCAATGGATGGAGCTAAATTAATATATATTGGTTTAGAATCGGTAAATAAGAAAGTATTCAATAAAGAGTTGCAAATGAAGATTGAAAGTTTTGGAGCAATATTTTTAATAATTTTAGCCGTGGCAATAATTTTCAAAGACTTTATTCAATTTAAAGATATAATATTTAAATAA
- the rpoA gene encoding DNA-directed RNA polymerase subunit alpha: protein MIPLPTSIKTKKVSDNNIIFEIESLYPGYGITLGNAIRRVLLSSLNGAAVTEVKIKNAPHEFATIAGVKEDVLHILMNIKQLRFKLFTDEPQLATLKIKGEKEVFGSDFECPADLKLANPSLHIATITDKNTELEIEIKIEKGVGYVFEDKEIKRDVGVIGLDAIFTPIKKVNYVVENMRVGDRTDFDKISLEVETDGTIKPEEAFAESLDILLAQFGFMAEQMGGIKAEAVKEEEVIEPKKKAVKKTTKKKEK from the coding sequence ATGATTCCATTGCCAACTTCAATAAAAACTAAAAAGGTAAGCGACAACAACATTATTTTCGAAATAGAGTCGCTTTATCCTGGCTACGGAATTACTCTCGGTAATGCTATTAGGAGGGTCCTTTTGTCATCTTTAAACGGTGCTGCCGTAACAGAAGTTAAAATTAAGAACGCTCCTCATGAATTTGCTACTATTGCTGGAGTTAAAGAAGATGTTTTGCATATTTTAATGAATATCAAACAATTAAGATTTAAACTCTTTACTGATGAACCACAGCTAGCAACCTTAAAAATAAAAGGAGAAAAGGAGGTTTTTGGAAGTGACTTTGAATGTCCAGCTGATTTGAAATTAGCTAATCCAAGCTTGCATATTGCGACAATAACTGATAAGAATACAGAATTAGAAATTGAAATCAAAATTGAGAAAGGCGTTGGTTATGTTTTCGAAGACAAGGAAATAAAAAGAGATGTTGGCGTAATCGGATTGGATGCAATTTTTACTCCTATCAAGAAGGTCAATTATGTCGTTGAAAATATGAGAGTCGGAGATAGAACTGATTTTGATAAGATTTCTTTAGAAGTTGAAACAGATGGAACGATTAAGCCTGAAGAAGCTTTTGCTGAATCTTTAGATATTCTTTTAGCTCAGTTTGGTTTTATGGCTGAACAAATGGGAGGAATAAAAGCTGAAGCTGTTAAAGAAGAAGAGGTAATTGAACCAAAAAAGAAAGCTGTAAAAAAGACAACAAAAAAGAAAGAAAAGTAA
- the rpsI gene encoding 30S ribosomal protein S9 has protein sequence MKVDDDDDFVVNEDDFKNLGDKYFEGTGRRKTATARVRLYTKGDKGMEVNKMDFSKYFPTKGLQSTALASLDKMKSLDRFKVTAMVKGGGVNAQAEAVRHGIARALVVFNPDYRKRLRKAGFLTRDPRMKERKKPGLKRARRAPQWSKR, from the coding sequence ATAAAAGTTGATGACGATGATGATTTTGTTGTAAACGAAGATGATTTTAAAAATCTAGGAGATAAATATTTTGAGGGAACTGGGAGAAGAAAAACTGCCACTGCCAGAGTAAGACTATACACAAAGGGTGACAAGGGAATGGAAGTTAATAAGATGGATTTCTCTAAATATTTTCCAACTAAAGGATTGCAATCAACAGCTTTAGCTTCGTTAGACAAGATGAAATCGTTAGATAGATTTAAAGTTACAGCTATGGTCAAGGGGGGGGGCGTAAACGCTCAAGCTGAGGCTGTAAGACATGGTATTGCTCGAGCCTTGGTAGTATTTAATCCTGATTACAGAAAGAGACTAAGAAAGGCTGGATTCTTAACTAGAGATCCAAGAATGAAAGAAAGAAAGAAGCCTGGACTAAAGAGGGCAAGAAGAGCTCCACAGTGGTCAAAACGTTAA
- a CDS encoding rod shape-determining protein yields the protein MKIGIDLGTKNSLVFIPDKGVVLNEPSVVAVSVTENRILAVGQAAKEMIGRTPEEIQVFRPLKDGVIADYRITQTMIKHFISKVNSGFFKFIKPELLIGVPAGITSTEKRAVIEAGILAGAKEVFVAKEPILSAIGAGIPINSSSGHLIIDIGGGTAEVAVISLGGIVCSQSLRVAGDELDVAVAEYIKNKHNLAIGEQTAEDIKIKIGTALPEKEPKYLEIRGRDLITGLPKNIRISSNEICEAIADPLAEIVQCVKNVLRETPPELSADIMDKGMVVAGGGACLRNIAALLSKTTGVPCFVADDPLSCVAKGTGAVLDNLDLYKKSIMVKK from the coding sequence ATGAAAATAGGAATAGACTTAGGTACTAAAAATTCTCTCGTATTCATTCCAGACAAAGGAGTTGTTTTGAATGAACCATCAGTAGTAGCTGTCTCTGTAACAGAGAACAGAATTTTGGCTGTTGGGCAGGCTGCTAAGGAAATGATTGGAAGAACTCCTGAAGAAATTCAGGTTTTTAGACCATTAAAGGATGGAGTGATTGCTGACTACAGAATTACTCAGACAATGATTAAGCATTTTATTTCTAAAGTTAATTCTGGATTTTTTAAGTTTATCAAACCGGAATTATTAATCGGAGTTCCGGCAGGAATTACTTCAACCGAAAAGAGAGCTGTGATCGAAGCTGGAATTTTAGCTGGAGCAAAAGAAGTGTTTGTTGCTAAGGAGCCAATTCTTTCAGCCATTGGAGCAGGCATACCGATTAATTCTTCGTCTGGTCATTTAATTATTGATATCGGAGGAGGAACGGCTGAAGTAGCTGTTATTTCTCTAGGGGGAATTGTTTGTTCTCAATCTTTAAGGGTAGCAGGGGACGAACTAGACGTTGCTGTTGCTGAATATATTAAAAACAAACATAACTTGGCTATTGGAGAGCAGACCGCTGAGGATATTAAAATAAAGATTGGAACAGCTTTACCAGAAAAGGAGCCAAAATATCTTGAAATTAGGGGCAGAGACTTGATCACTGGATTACCAAAGAATATTAGAATTTCTTCTAATGAAATTTGTGAAGCTATTGCCGATCCTCTAGCCGAAATAGTTCAATGCGTTAAAAATGTACTAAGAGAAACTCCGCCAGAATTATCAGCTGATATTATGGATAAAGGAATGGTGGTGGCTGGAGGAGGTGCTTGTTTGAGAAATATCGCAGCTTTATTATCTAAAACAACTGGAGTTCCTTGTTTTGTTGCCGACGATCCATTGAGTTGTGTAGCCAAAGGAACTGGTGCGGTTTTAGATAATCTTGATTTATACAAGAAAAGCATAATGGTTAAAAAATAA
- the rplQ gene encoding 50S ribosomal protein L17, producing MKKIQKGRRLHRERDQRHALLKTLATSLILKEKITTTEAKAKELSPFIQRKITRAKKGDMAARRYLTTCFTPKAVKKLMEDIAARYKDRKGGYVRITKMGQRKSDSSKMAMIQLV from the coding sequence ATGAAAAAAATACAGAAAGGAAGAAGATTACATAGAGAAAGAGATCAAAGGCATGCATTGTTAAAGACTTTGGCTACATCTTTAATTTTGAAAGAAAAGATCACTACTACCGAAGCTAAGGCCAAAGAACTTTCTCCTTTTATACAGAGGAAAATTACTAGAGCCAAGAAAGGGGATATGGCTGCTCGCAGATATTTAACCACTTGTTTTACTCCTAAAGCAGTTAAAAAATTAATGGAAGATATAGCAGCTAGATATAAAGACAGAAAAGGAGGTTACGTTAGAATAACAAAAATGGGACAGAGAAAATCTGACAGCTCTAAAATGGCAATGATTCAATTAGTTTAA
- the murA gene encoding UDP-N-acetylglucosamine 1-carboxyvinyltransferase yields the protein MLEEKFVIQGGKKLSGEIEARGSKNAAFPVLIATLLTSEDCVIDNIPLVEDIFRMLEIFESMKVKVEWLGKRKIRVNAKNMDPSKINSDLVLKFRGSVLLFGAILSRFGKASLPQPGGCVIGVRPIDTHLDAFSQMGIDIKEKRGKFVMTAPQKLKDNMVIMDELSVTATANVLLFSSLLNEEIILKVADGDYQNQELCKILKKMGVKISGVGQHTLIIKGQNKLKGFKHFLMYDPIEAGTFIIMALAVRGNILVKNVEYPFLEFVLKKLEDCGANFQIIKRKKDLVDVQVLPSKNIKIRKMQSLPFPGFPSDLLSVLGVLATQTRGVTLIHDPLYEGRLKYMEGLTKMGADIFFSDPHRAVINGITKLYGADMGSFDLRGGASLITAGLIAEGKTTIRNIYQVDRGYEKIEERLQKLGADIKRIKD from the coding sequence ATGCTCGAAGAAAAATTTGTAATACAGGGCGGCAAGAAATTGTCGGGAGAAATAGAAGCGAGAGGCTCAAAAAACGCAGCCTTTCCTGTTTTAATTGCGACACTATTAACCAGCGAAGATTGTGTTATTGATAATATTCCTTTAGTAGAAGATATTTTTAGAATGCTTGAAATATTTGAAAGCATGAAAGTTAAAGTTGAATGGTTAGGAAAAAGGAAAATTAGAGTCAATGCTAAAAACATGGATCCTTCAAAAATAAACTCTGATTTAGTTTTGAAGTTCCGTGGCTCAGTTCTTTTATTCGGAGCTATTTTATCAAGATTCGGAAAAGCCAGTTTGCCTCAACCTGGCGGATGCGTTATTGGAGTTCGTCCAATTGATACTCACTTAGATGCTTTTTCTCAGATGGGAATTGATATTAAAGAAAAGAGAGGTAAGTTCGTAATGACTGCTCCTCAGAAACTAAAAGACAACATGGTGATAATGGATGAATTATCAGTTACGGCCACAGCGAATGTTTTGCTTTTCTCAAGTTTATTAAACGAGGAAATTATACTCAAGGTTGCTGACGGTGATTATCAGAATCAGGAATTATGTAAGATTTTAAAAAAGATGGGAGTTAAAATTTCAGGTGTTGGACAGCACACATTAATTATTAAGGGGCAGAATAAATTAAAAGGATTCAAGCATTTTTTAATGTATGATCCGATCGAAGCTGGTACCTTCATTATTATGGCTTTGGCAGTTAGAGGAAATATTTTAGTTAAGAATGTCGAGTATCCTTTTTTGGAATTTGTATTAAAGAAACTAGAAGATTGCGGTGCTAATTTTCAAATTATTAAAAGAAAAAAAGATTTAGTCGACGTTCAGGTTCTGCCATCTAAAAATATTAAAATTAGGAAAATGCAAAGCTTGCCTTTTCCAGGATTTCCTTCAGATTTGCTTTCTGTGTTGGGAGTATTGGCAACTCAAACTAGGGGAGTAACATTAATTCACGATCCATTATACGAAGGAAGATTAAAATATATGGAAGGATTAACGAAAATGGGAGCAGATATATTTTTCTCTGACCCACACCGAGCAGTTATTAATGGAATTACCAAATTATATGGAGCAGATATGGGTTCATTTGATTTAAGAGGAGGAGCGTCATTAATCACTGCAGGATTAATTGCTGAAGGAAAGACCACGATTAGAAATATTTATCAGGTTGATAGGGGATACGAAAAAATAGAAGAAAGATTGCAAAAATTAGGAGCCGATATTAAAAGGATAAAAGATTAA
- a CDS encoding His/Gly/Thr/Pro-type tRNA ligase C-terminal domain-containing protein — protein MKQADLLTRTVKENPKDEVSLNAKFLTRGGFVDKLASGIYTYLPLGLRVLKKIENIVREEMNNIEAQEILMPSLLPKENWEKTGRWNVEEMYKIHDENLGLGWTHEEIITPLMKKHILSSHDLPKAIYQIQSKFRNEPRAKSGILRGREFLMKDLYSFHNNEESLNEYYERVKKAYFRIYERCGLKDKTYLTLAGGGTFSSSSHEFQTVTSAGEDIIYICKNCSNAINKEVFDKKCSCGGKDFIEEKAIEVGNIFKLGTKYSEVFDLKDENGKHLIMGCYGIGISRLMGAIVESFNDDKGIIWPKSIAPFFVHLISLDMGNNEVKQKAEEIYDILQNSNLEVLYDNRDEKTAGEKLNDCDLIGIPRRIVISQKTLKEESVEVKKRGGEKTELVKIKDLIDFLKNDI, from the coding sequence ATGAAACAAGCTGATTTATTAACAAGGACAGTTAAGGAAAATCCTAAAGATGAAGTTAGTTTAAACGCTAAGTTTTTAACAAGGGGTGGCTTTGTCGATAAATTAGCTAGTGGTATATATACTTATCTTCCTTTAGGTTTGAGAGTTTTGAAGAAGATAGAGAATATTGTTAGAGAGGAAATGAATAATATTGAAGCACAGGAAATATTAATGCCATCTCTTTTGCCTAAGGAAAATTGGGAAAAAACAGGAAGATGGAACGTGGAAGAGATGTACAAGATTCATGATGAGAATTTAGGATTGGGTTGGACCCACGAAGAAATTATTACTCCTTTAATGAAGAAGCATATCTTGTCTTCGCATGACTTGCCTAAGGCAATTTATCAAATTCAATCTAAGTTTAGAAATGAACCGAGAGCCAAATCAGGCATTTTGCGTGGCAGAGAATTTTTAATGAAAGATCTTTATTCTTTTCATAACAATGAAGAGAGCTTGAATGAATATTATGAAAGGGTCAAGAAAGCATATTTCCGTATTTACGAAAGATGTGGACTAAAAGATAAAACATATTTAACTTTAGCGGGAGGAGGGACATTTTCTTCTTCGTCTCACGAATTTCAAACCGTGACTTCAGCTGGAGAAGATATTATATATATTTGTAAAAATTGCAGTAATGCAATTAATAAGGAAGTGTTTGATAAAAAGTGTTCTTGTGGGGGCAAAGATTTTATTGAAGAAAAAGCAATTGAAGTTGGTAACATTTTTAAACTTGGAACTAAATATTCTGAGGTGTTTGATTTGAAAGATGAGAATGGAAAACATTTAATTATGGGTTGTTATGGTATTGGTATCAGCAGATTGATGGGAGCCATCGTTGAATCATTTAATGATGACAAAGGGATAATCTGGCCGAAGAGCATAGCACCATTTTTTGTTCATTTAATTTCTCTTGATATGGGTAATAATGAAGTAAAGCAAAAAGCCGAAGAAATCTACGATATTTTACAAAATTCAAATCTTGAAGTATTATATGACAACAGAGATGAGAAGACGGCAGGGGAAAAGCTTAATGACTGCGATTTAATAGGTATTCCCAGGCGTATTGTTATCAGTCAAAAGACATTAAAAGAAGAGAGTGTTGAGGTTAAAAAGAGAGGCGGAGAAAAGACAGAATTAGTGAAGATTAAAGATTTAATTGATTTTCTAAAAAATGACATTTAA
- a CDS encoding GNAT family N-acetyltransferase: MINTRKKSITTETIEIREIKIKDVDLFLDFLRNSIKNQFDEYSKKSKDFFIKKEWTKERIINSIKENYAIFLLVFKEEKILGYLIGSHHFGGIATVMWIAVDNNYQGQGIGRKLINKYISILKKEKAHKVNLTVTNKKNIDFYEGLGFKIQCFSKRDYFGLDSYLMSKDIQEPQW, translated from the coding sequence ATGATTAATACGAGAAAAAAGTCAATAACAACAGAAACGATAGAAATAAGAGAAATTAAAATAAAAGATGTAGATTTATTTTTAGATTTTTTAAGAAATTCAATAAAAAATCAATTTGATGAATATTCAAAAAAGTCAAAAGATTTTTTTATTAAAAAAGAATGGACAAAAGAAAGAATTATAAATTCAATTAAAGAAAACTATGCTATTTTTCTTTTAGTTTTTAAAGAAGAAAAAATATTAGGATATTTAATTGGTTCTCATCATTTTGGAGGCATCGCTACTGTGATGTGGATAGCAGTTGATAATAATTATCAAGGACAGGGAATTGGTAGAAAATTAATTAATAAATACATTTCTATTTTAAAAAAGGAAAAAGCACATAAAGTCAATCTTACTGTAACCAACAAGAAGAATATTGATTTTTATGAAGGACTTGGATTTAAAATTCAGTGCTTTTCAAAAAGAGATTATTTTGGTCTCGATTCTTATCTAATGTCTAAAGACATACAAGAGCCTCAATGGTGA
- a CDS encoding rod shape-determining protein, with protein sequence MTFKTFNLNKYFSNLSQDIAIDLGTANCLVYVRGRGIILSEPSVVALNKKTGQVLAIGREAEKMVGRTPGHIVAIRPLVNGVISDFEVTEQMLRYLIERARQDKFTFLKPRVIVGIPSGVTEVEKKAVRDATKSAGAREVFLIEEPMASAIGARMPVQDPSGNFVVDIGGGTTEVAVISLGGIVVSKSLRIAGDKFNNDIIQFAQEKYKLLIGVRTAEKIKISIGAVYFEKEPLKQENKTMPMRGRNLVTGLPEEVIISQTDVKKALDRSINQIVSEIKNTIEMTPPELLADIMKKGIALCGGGAQLRGLDKMIVKETNIPTYIIEDPMTAVARGAGMVLENLDDFHDVLVETEELQPPK encoded by the coding sequence ATGACATTTAAGACATTTAATTTAAATAAATATTTTTCTAATTTATCACAAGATATTGCTATTGATTTGGGGACGGCTAATTGTTTGGTGTATGTTCGCGGGAGAGGCATTATTTTATCTGAACCATCAGTCGTGGCTTTGAATAAAAAGACAGGCCAGGTTTTAGCTATCGGTAGAGAGGCGGAAAAGATGGTAGGAAGAACTCCAGGACATATTGTTGCAATTAGGCCATTAGTTAATGGAGTTATTTCTGATTTTGAAGTAACAGAGCAGATGCTTAGATATTTAATTGAAAGAGCAAGACAAGATAAATTTACCTTTTTAAAACCGAGAGTTATCGTTGGTATTCCTTCGGGAGTGACTGAGGTGGAAAAGAAGGCGGTGCGTGATGCAACTAAATCAGCTGGAGCAAGAGAAGTATTTTTAATTGAAGAGCCGATGGCTTCTGCGATTGGAGCCAGAATGCCCGTACAAGATCCTTCTGGCAATTTTGTCGTTGATATTGGAGGGGGAACAACCGAAGTTGCTGTTATTTCTTTGGGTGGAATAGTTGTTTCTAAAAGCTTGAGAATTGCTGGAGATAAATTTAATAATGATATTATTCAATTTGCTCAAGAGAAATACAAATTATTAATTGGAGTTAGAACAGCGGAAAAGATTAAGATAAGTATTGGGGCAGTATACTTTGAAAAAGAGCCCTTAAAACAAGAAAATAAAACAATGCCAATGAGAGGAAGAAATTTGGTGACCGGTCTTCCCGAAGAAGTAATTATTTCTCAAACAGATGTTAAAAAAGCATTAGATAGATCTATCAATCAAATAGTTTCAGAAATCAAAAATACAATAGAAATGACTCCGCCAGAATTACTAGCTGATATTATGAAAAAAGGAATCGCTTTATGCGGAGGGGGAGCGCAATTGAGAGGGTTAGATAAAATGATTGTTAAAGAAACAAATATTCCTACCTATATTATTGAAGATCCAATGACTGCGGTTGCAAGGGGAGCAGGAATGGTCTTGGAAAACCTTGATGACTTCCACGACGTCTTAGTTGAAACAGAAGAATTACAACCGCCGAAGTAA
- the rpsD gene encoding 30S ribosomal protein S4, translating to MKQAKCKICRRLGDKLFLKGEKCLGSKCAMIKRPFAPGQKAKKRRGNLTEYGREMREKQKVKKWYNISESQFKDYVFEVMENRGSGVDVASQLIAKLESRLDNIIFRMGWAKSRGQARLLVSHGHILINGRKIDIPSYRTNVGDTVSIREGSKNKEALKGISEAMKKYSLPKWLSFDGSKIEGKVMRYPTPEDVQLPSEISTIFEHYSR from the coding sequence ATGAAACAAGCAAAGTGTAAAATTTGTAGAAGGTTAGGAGACAAGCTCTTTTTAAAAGGAGAGAAGTGTTTGGGTTCTAAATGCGCTATGATTAAGCGTCCATTTGCTCCAGGACAAAAAGCTAAAAAAAGAAGAGGTAATTTAACCGAGTACGGCCGTGAAATGAGAGAAAAACAGAAGGTTAAGAAGTGGTATAATATTTCAGAATCACAATTTAAAGATTATGTTTTTGAAGTTATGGAAAACAGAGGTTCTGGAGTTGATGTTGCTTCTCAGTTAATTGCTAAACTAGAAAGCAGATTAGATAATATTATTTTCAGAATGGGTTGGGCTAAGTCCCGTGGTCAAGCAAGATTACTTGTTAGTCATGGACATATTTTAATTAATGGAAGAAAGATTGATATTCCTTCTTACAGAACAAATGTCGGAGATACAGTTTCAATTAGAGAAGGTTCAAAGAACAAAGAAGCTTTAAAGGGAATATCAGAAGCGATGAAAAAATACAGTTTACCTAAATGGTTAAGTTTTGATGGAAGTAAAATCGAGGGTAAAGTTATGAGATACCCAACACCAGAAGACGTACAATTACCATCTGAAATTTCAACAATTTTTGAACATTATTCAAGGTAA
- a CDS encoding DNA polymerase III subunit: protein MTIGHKKQKEVLERLAKGKNIPHALLFSGIEKIGKKKVAIEFIKSIFCEKEKGFCGECYSCRSIDSASFPDLSIIEAKDRNIEIEEVRDLQNRLSLKSYNNSLKVGIIDDAHLMRKDAQNALLKVLEEPKGDTLLILITSYPQMLLPTVRSRLEEIKFSVIPRKEIEDYLVSLGADIEKTKEIALISSGQVGKAIEFLNDEDKLKFFNKAIKDIISLAHSEMYKRFDFAKEFKENQDEIVNVLDIWERFMRREILLKVYGNKGSLENYSLKRIKEIIDELEKTKYLIENTNVNKKLALENLLITL, encoded by the coding sequence ATGACAATTGGGCATAAAAAACAGAAAGAGGTATTAGAGAGATTAGCCAAAGGTAAAAATATTCCTCATGCCTTACTGTTTTCTGGAATAGAGAAGATTGGAAAAAAGAAAGTTGCCATCGAATTTATTAAAAGTATTTTTTGCGAGAAAGAAAAAGGATTTTGTGGAGAATGCTATTCTTGCAGAAGCATAGATTCAGCAAGTTTTCCAGATTTATCAATAATCGAAGCGAAAGACAGAAATATTGAAATTGAAGAGGTGAGAGATTTACAAAATAGATTGTCTCTAAAGTCATACAATAATTCACTTAAGGTTGGGATTATAGACGATGCTCATTTAATGAGGAAAGACGCTCAGAATGCGCTTTTAAAGGTTTTAGAGGAACCAAAAGGGGATACACTGCTAATATTGATTACTTCATATCCGCAAATGCTTTTACCGACTGTCCGTTCAAGATTAGAAGAAATTAAATTTTCAGTTATTCCAAGAAAAGAAATAGAAGATTATTTAGTTTCTCTTGGAGCTGATATAGAAAAAACTAAGGAGATTGCTTTAATTTCTTCGGGGCAGGTAGGGAAAGCAATAGAATTTTTAAATGATGAAGACAAATTAAAGTTTTTTAATAAGGCAATTAAAGATATTATTTCATTGGCTCATTCAGAAATGTATAAAAGATTTGACTTTGCAAAAGAATTCAAGGAGAATCAAGATGAGATTGTAAATGTATTAGATATATGGGAGAGGTTTATGAGGCGGGAAATATTATTAAAGGTATATGGTAATAAGGGAAGTTTAGAAAATTATTCTTTAAAGAGAATTAAAGAAATAATTGATGAATTAGAGAAAACCAAGTACCTTATTGAAAATACAAATGTTAATAAGAAATTGGCGTTAGAAAATTTATTAATAACATTATAA
- the rplM gene encoding 50S ribosomal protein L13 gives MKKAITTTKETIRIDATGKVLGRLATDLCAILQGKKNVDYAPNKEPNNVVIITNADKIKVTGNKMQDETYFRHTGYLGNDKHTPMNVIFKKNPGQLIKFAVNGMLPKNRLRAKHLKRLKFE, from the coding sequence ATGAAAAAAGCAATCACAACTACAAAAGAAACCATAAGGATTGATGCAACAGGCAAAGTTTTGGGAAGACTTGCGACTGATCTTTGTGCTATTTTACAAGGAAAGAAGAATGTTGATTATGCTCCCAATAAAGAACCAAACAACGTTGTTATTATTACTAATGCTGATAAAATTAAAGTTACTGGAAATAAGATGCAGGATGAAACATATTTTAGACATACAGGATATTTAGGAAACGATAAACACACCCCAATGAATGTAATATTTAAAAAAAATCCTGGACAGTTAATAAAGTTTGCTGTTAACGGAATGCTACCGAAAAACAGATTAAGAGCAAAACACTTAAAGAGATTAAAGTTTGAATAA
- a CDS encoding ribosome-recycling factor, producing MYEQIIKEKEPEMDKVIDFVTKKISSFRTGRATPALIEDIQAECFGQMMPIKQLAAISVPSARTLSIQPWDKSYMEAIEKAISREGAGLSPVISGDVILINMPQMSEELRKELAKALSQINDDAKRTIRKNRDEAWSDIQDKTRDGLIREDDKFKAKDKLQELVDKYNKKVDDLIDRKKVEIEG from the coding sequence ATGTACGAACAAATTATAAAAGAAAAAGAACCAGAGATGGATAAGGTAATAGACTTTGTTACTAAGAAGATTTCAAGTTTTAGAACTGGCAGAGCTACTCCAGCTTTAATTGAAGATATTCAAGCTGAATGTTTTGGACAAATGATGCCAATCAAACAATTGGCAGCTATATCAGTTCCTAGCGCTAGAACTCTTTCAATTCAGCCTTGGGATAAGTCATATATGGAAGCAATTGAAAAAGCCATCTCAAGAGAAGGAGCAGGATTGTCTCCAGTAATTTCTGGAGATGTAATTCTTATTAATATGCCTCAAATGTCAGAAGAATTGAGGAAGGAATTAGCAAAAGCTCTTTCTCAAATTAACGATGATGCTAAGCGAACAATTAGAAAAAATAGAGATGAAGCTTGGTCAGATATACAGGATAAGACTAGAGATGGTTTAATTAGAGAAGACGATAAGTTCAAAGCTAAAGATAAATTACAGGAATTAGTTGATAAGTATAATAAAAAGGTTGATGATTTAATTGACCGCAAGAAAGTTGAAATAGAAGGATAA